A window from Drosophila yakuba strain Tai18E2 chromosome 3L, Prin_Dyak_Tai18E2_2.1, whole genome shotgun sequence encodes these proteins:
- the LOC6534540 gene encoding protein commissureless 1, which yields MISTTDYPSVETTTTAEELYAEYISAPASSMSPAAIAEHLQQNQITFEIPSAHDLRHIDALNSFNALLQRIGNAAVSYDPAPPSGWSPDGSISTEQLSKSVVLDLADLRDRSEESGESSWWSQIFGDADMHVIINYLWIGVVSSLVILSLVFILFSCYFYRKFRTWKKCNKDIRAQIHAASDSYSSHLVGCDASRLLLHQQMQHPHHRSSEAGFYQIESPPCYTIATGLPSYDEALHHQPRHFAYGMKFVYPSLAAVHHHHHCISNWEKQEPLNKLQKCKLSAAVAVGVATEEDKADSSSSTSASASASASASPSPSESGNLATATPAICINMPNGRQDEEVDNSDSDSAVAAASAQSLQPAAPADDDCASLVVVVAA from the exons ATGATTAGCACCACGGATTATCCATCGGTGGAAACCACCACAACTGCCGAAGAGCTGTATGCGGAGTACATTTCCGCGCCGGCCAGCAGCATGAGTCCCGCTGCGATTGCCGAGCACCTGCAGCAGAATCAGATCACCTTCGAGATACCCAGTGCCCACGATCTGCGACACATCGACGCCCTCAACTCCTTCAACGCCCTGCTCCAGAGGATCGGCAATGCGGCGGTGTCCTACGATCCCGCTCCACCCAGCGGCTGGTCCCCGGATGGCAGCATCAGCACCGAGCAGCTGTCCAAGTCGGTGGTTCTGGATCTGGCCGACTTGCGGGACAGGTCCGAGGAGTCGGGCGAGTCCTCGTGGTGGAGCCAGATCTTCGGGGATGCCGACATGCATGTGATCATCAACTATCTGTGGATCGGAGTGGTCAGCTCGCTGGTCATTCTGTCGCTGGTCTTCATCCTCTTCAGCTGCTACTTCTACAGAAAGTTCCGCACTTGGAAAAAATGCA ATAAGGACATACGTGCCCAGATCCATGCGGCCAGTGACTCGTACTCCTCGCACCTGGTTGGATGCGACGCCAGCAGACTGCTGTTGCACCAGCAGATGCAGCATCCACATCATCGGAGCAGCGAGGCTGGCTTCTACCAAATCGAATCGCCGCCCTGCTACACAATCGCCACCGGATTGCCCAGCTACGATGAGGCACTGCATCATCAGCCCCGGCACTTTGCCTACGGCATGAAGTTCGTTTATCCCTCGTTGGCGGCCgtgcatcatcatcaccattgCATTTCCAATTGGGAGAAGCAGGAGCCGCTGAATAAGCTGCAAAAGTGCAAGCTGtcagcggcagtggcagtgggagtggcaaCGGAGGAGGATAAAGCCGACTCCTCATCGTCCAcgtctgcatctgcatctgcatctgcttCTGCATCCCCATCCCCTTCGGAATCCGGGAACTTGGCCACAGCAACGCCTGCCATTTGCATTAACATGCCAAATGGGCGGCAGGATGAGGAGGTGGATAATTCAGATTCCGATTCGGCAGTTGCAGCGGCATCGGCACAAAGTTTACAGCCGGCGGCGCCTGCCGACGATGATTGCGCCTCATtggtcgttgttgttgccgcgtGA